A genomic region of Miscanthus floridulus cultivar M001 chromosome 3, ASM1932011v1, whole genome shotgun sequence contains the following coding sequences:
- the LOC136542722 gene encoding protein HUA2-LIKE 2-like isoform X4, with the protein MDGESISLALPAKITEPEQWDLPAAKKKFIVAKKKLLVYFYGTKEIALCNYADLEAFTEEKKKSLLVKRHGKGADFVRAVKEIVEIYDSLKEDKKDINNDNNKSGFTENNLKIDVENHVNDSSSLDTEGPDDGSDPGNDKKMEDCPSSCMDHSMVGTQSIINTMEGEHCVVDSADDDPIEKSSILHESKHSPLHASSCSKKRQKDSQKQNACTHGNFASSWRSRSSLGAELRTSRDSGGLMNGTNLPSVDLIPGDKQEDSAHRKCIEDDKPSPCSVSATKEAVLSHPSRGTCSQLVASGTSNDDKGPCTVIHSVQCTFSNEVSKTGVRDKEVNLNGMVDLPMTTTRTFKRKRRANTCRANNPVSSELKNMDRALQPKSIGDLVYSPNLRNEINRSDGDEHLPLVKRARVRMERCPLENATVDEPGHSFDQTEPAKLDPCIKHATSAISGKDQSADDVPPGIDASPKTNYSDLPGEVQNSCMNNNEEQPMVMTLDVEAALPPSKRLHRLLEAMSVNASETVSTLPEVTKSKEVTLEGCTASTERSPPKNSADALVESPKSAMAKSPKVSLTVLPLDVPTDQKHITEAVMLNKDALPPVSLDLRTDVSDSLPKDKVSEETCIDSENLRTYVSDSVPKDKISEKTCIDSENVPDLVVHTGIDSNGCVKGTACSMKLEEPGFAKFDRLPSCNASGNKPTESIEGSTNGFGKTIDVSSEPISRASATVLYTSGSCDPVPHVGTVLDKSVVSVRDRTSASSLVSKVPCIHSDTSTRAFEMHSSSVIAPEDLDHRINLKDKSLSSDSMPTEELVADGHAHIFSQSNSFMDSSLDSKFASKPLVNIPSLKEGSSSWCSPSNHSIRSASDRVHTEQDSGEIPFDNLQPEGLLAGCNEAHSSRRAFEACVGTLTRTKESISRATRLALDCAKHGIAGEVMDIIIEHLEKESDLYKRVDLFFLVDSIIRYCRNQKGGPGGAYPSLIQAVLPRIIYASAPPGNSAWENRRQCLKVLRLWLERKTLSEYIIRHHIKELEALNDASFGSSHRPSGRERALNDPLRDDEAFFVDEYGSNAGLHLQNLICTKLLEDEDGRSSEERSFEGLTPEHEATGANEQEACQLHVTKHQLLLEEVDGELEMEDAAPSSGAEASTGCQEDLTNNDTSIGTDQHLSSVPPLPDDKAPSPPPLPSSPPPLPRPSRLVSQDSQVQGALPVASNCVEQHHPGANYNVEGQHAYSAANNRGNVDACIASSQLPVPYNSGYAGHTNQIYQPPPPPLPPPPPPPQPIATFPSGPHGSLCGPSVPHHGNNYHHPPPAPLPNSGYHLQPPPHPPGPNQFPCPPEPEQRAQPWNCGPPAPSYPERYQYVGHDRGHHGYDRRPYFDDRGHHFDDRGHRFDGGGHYFDDGMHHFDDRLRHFHDRGQMHHEVMDGGRFPSFFPPGPPCPDHFEAPPNQFHCGRPLNPPPGWRRHGRRDYDRYH; encoded by the exons ATAACTGAACCAGAGCAATGGGACCTTCCTGCAGCTAAAAAGAAGTTTATTGTAGCTAAAAAGAAGTTGCTGGTCTACTTTTATGGAACTAAAGAGAT TGCTTTGTGCAACTATGCTGACCTTGAGGCATTCACCGAAGAGAAGAAAAAATCTCTACTTGTTAAGCGACATGGGAAAGGAGCAGATTTTGTCCGAGCAGTTAAGGAAATAGTTGAGATTTATGATTCTTTAAAGGAAGACAAGAAAGACATTAATAATGATAATAATAAGAGTGGCTTTACTGAAAATAATTTGAAGATAGATGTCGAGAATCATGTCAATGACAGCAGCAGTTTGGATACAGAAGGTCCTGATGATGGTTCTGATCCAGGCAATGACAAGAAAATGGAGGATTGTCCCTCCTCTTGCATGGATCACAGCATGGTAGGTACTCAGTCTATTATCAACACAATGGAGGGTGAGCATTGTGTTGTGGATTCTGCAGATGACGATCCTATTGAAAAGTCATCTATCCTTCATGAGAGTAAGCATTCTCCTTTGCATGCTAGTTCATGCTCAAAGAAAAGACAAAAAGATTCACAGAAACAAAATGCTTGCACACATGGTAATTTTGCGTCATCATGGAGATCAAGAAGTTCATTAGGTGCTGAATTAAGAACAAGCCGGGATTCTGGTGGTCTGATGAATGGTACTAATCTGCCTTCTGTTGATTTGATTCCTGGTGACAAGCAAGAAGATTCTGCTCACCGTAAGTGCATTGAGGATGATAAACCAAGCCCGTGTTCTGTTTCTGCTACAAAGGAAGCAGTCTTGTCACATCCAAGTCGAGGAACCTGCAGTCAACTTGTGGCCTCTGGGACCAGTAATGATGATAAAGGCCCATGTACTGTCATACATAGTGTACAATGCACTTTTAGTAATGAAGTATCTAAAACTGGAGTCAGGGATAAAGAAGTCAACCTGAATGGAATGGTTGATCTTCCCATGACCACCACCCGAACTTTTAAAAGAAAAAGAAGGGCAAACACTTGTCGTGCTAATAATCCTGTCAGTAGTGAGCTAAAAAATATGGATAGGGCATTGCAGCCTAAGTCAATTGGAGATCTTGTATATTCTCCAAATTTAAGGAATGAAATTAACAGATCAGATGGAGATGAGCACTTGCCATTGGTCAAAAGGGCAAGAGTCCGAATGGAAAGGTGTCCACTGGAGAATGCCACGGTTGATGAACCTGGCCATTCTTTTGACCAAACAGAGCCAGCTAAACTTGATCCATGTATTAAGCATGCAACGTCTGCAATATCTGGGAAGGATCAATCAGCTGATGATGTACCTCCTGGCATAGATGCTTCACCCAAAACAAATTACTCTGACCTGCCAGGAGAAGTTCAGAATTCTTgtatgaataacaatgaagagcAACCAATGGTTATGACATTGGATGTAGAAGCTGCTTTGCCTCCATCAAAACGCCTTCATCGTCTCTTAGAAGCTATGTCTGTTAATGCATCTGAGACTGTGAGTACTTTGCCTGAAGTTACAAAGTCAAAGGAGGTTACCCTGGAAGGCTGCACTGCTTCAACAGAGAGGTCCCCTCCTAAAAACTCTGCAGATGCACTTGTTGAAAGTCCCAAATCTGCAATGGCTAAAAGCCCTAAGGTATCTTTGACTGTGCTTCCTTTAGATGTCCCAACTGACCAAAAGCATATCACAGAAGCTGTCATGTTGAACAAGGATGCCCTCCCTCCTGTTTCTTTGGATTTAAGAACTGATGTCAGTGACAGTTTACCAAAGGACAAAGTTTCTGAAGAAACCTGCATAGACAGTGAAAATTTGAGAACTTATGTCAGTGACAGTGTACCAAAGGACAAAATTTCTGAAAAAACCTGCATAGACAGTGAAAATGTACCTGATTTGGTTGTACATACTGGGATTGATAGCAATGGCTGTGTAAAAGGTACGGCCTGTTCCATGAAATTGGAAGAGCCTGGCTTTGCGAAGTTTGATCGACTACCTTCATGTAACGCAAGTGGAAATAAGCCTACGGAATCCATCGAGGGCTCTACTAATGGTTTTGGCAAAACTATAGATGTATCTTCTGAGCCAATTAGCCGAGCAAGTGCTACTGTCTTGTATACTAGCGGCAGCTGTGATCCTGTGCCGCATGTTGGCACTGTTTTAGATAAATCAGTAGTTAGTGTGCGTGACAGAACAAGTGCCTCTTCTTTGGTTTCTAAAGTTCCATGTATTCATTCTGACACAAGCACCAGAGCATTTGAAAT GCATAGTTCTTCAGTTATTGCACCGGAAGACCTTGACCACAGAATAAACCTAAAGGATAAGAGCTTATCTTCAGATTCAATGCCTACAGAAGAACTAGTTGCTGATGGACATGCCCATATATTCTCTCAATCAAATTCATTCATGGACAGTTCTCTAGATTCAAAATTTGCTTCGAAACCTTTGGTGAATATCCCTTCACTCAAAGAAGGATCAAGTAGCTGGTGTTCACCTTCAAATCATTCGATAAGGTCTGCATCAGATAGGGTTCATACTGAACAAGATAGTGGTGAGATTCCTTTTGATAATCTGCAACCGGAGGGCTTGTTAGCAGGTTGTAATGAAGCCCATTCATCACGGAGGGCGTTTGAAGCTTGCGTTGGTACACTAACACGAACAAAAGAAAGTATATCTCGTGCAACACGTCTTGCACTGGACTGTGCTAAGCATGGCATTGCTGGGGAG GTAATGGATATTATTATTGAACACCTGGAAAAGGAAAGTGATTTATATAAAAGGGTCGATCTGTTCTTCCTTGTCGATTCCATAATCAGATACTGTCGCAATCAGAAAG GTGGACCTGGTGGTGCCTATCCTTCTCTCATCCAAGCAGTCTTGCCACGAATTATATATGCTTCTGCACCACCTGGAAATTCTGCTTGGGAGAATCGGAGGCAGTGTCTTAAG GTTTTGAGGCTCTGGCTTGAGAGAAAAACCCTTTCAGAATACATCATTCGCCACCATATTAAAGAGCTTGAAGCTCTTAATGATGCGTCATTTGGAAGCTCCCACCGTCCTTCAGGTAGAGAGAGAGCTCTGAATGACCCTTTGCGGGATGATGAGGCATTTTTTGTTGATGAATATGGAAG CAACGCTGGTCTTCATCTTCAAAATTTAATTTGCACGAAACTACTTGAAGATGAGGATGGGAGGTCCTCTGAGGAGAGGAGCTTTGAAGGTCTTACTCCTGAACATGAAGCTACTGGTGCTAATGAACAAGAGGCATGTCAATTGCATGTGACAAAGCATCAACTCCTATTGGAAGAAGTGGACGGTGAACTTGAGATGGAGGATGCAGCCCCGTCATCTGGAGCTGAAGCCAGTACTGGATGTCAAGAAGATCTGACTAATAACGATACTTCTATAGGAACTGATCAGCATCTCAGTTCCGTTCCGCCACTACCTGATGATAAAGCTCCATCCCCTCCCCCATTGCCATCATCACCGCCACCATTACCACGTCCATCACGTCTTGTCTCTCAAGATTCTCAGGTGCAAGGCGCATTGCCTGTGGCATCCAATTGTGTTGAGCAACACCATCCAGGAGCCAACTAT AATGTTGAAGGCCAACATGCTTATTCTGCTGCAAACAATCGAGGCAACGTGGATGCATGTATAGCTTCTTCACAGCTTCCAGTACCATACAATTCTGGATATGCAGGGCATACTAATCAGATATAtcaaccgccgccaccgccgctgccgccgccaccaccaccaccacagcctatTGCAACATTCCCTTCTGGGCCCCATGGCAGCTTATGTGGGCCCTCAGTGCCACACCATGGAAATAACTATCACCATCCACCACCAGCACCACTGCCGAATAGTGGATACCATTTACAGCCACCGCCACACCCACCAGGTCCGAATCAGTTCCCATGTCCACCTGAACCAGAGCAGAGAGCACAGCCTTGGAATTGTGGCCCTCCGGCCCCTTCCTATCCTGAGAGATATCAATATGTTGGACATGATAGAGGACACCATGGATATGATAGAAGACCTTACTTTGATGATAGAGGACATCACTTTGATGATAGGGGGCATCGCTTTGATGGTGGAGGGCATTACTTTGATGATGGAATGCATCACTTCGATGATAGATTGCGCCACTTTCAtgatagggggcaaatgcaccaTGAAGTTATGGATGGTGGAAGGTTTCCCTCGTTCTTTCCACCAG GCCCCCCATGTCCAGATCACTTCGAAGCACCACCCAACCAATTTCACTGTGGACGACCATTGAATCCTCCACCAG GTTGGAGGAGGCATGGAAGACGTGATTATGATAGATACCATTGA
- the LOC136542722 gene encoding protein HUA2-LIKE 3-like isoform X2, with the protein MPPARKKRGAAAAAAAAAAAAQWKVGDLVLAKMKGFPAWPAMITEPEQWDLPAAKKKFIVAKKKLLVYFYGTKEIALCNYADLEAFTEEKKKSLLVKRHGKGADFVRAVKEIVEIYDSLKEDKKDINNDNNKSGFTENNLKIDVENHVNDSSSLDTEGPDDGSDPGNDKKMEDCPSSCMDHSMVGTQSIINTMEGEHCVVDSADDDPIEKSSILHESKHSPLHASSCSKKRQKDSQKQNACTHGNFASSWRSRSSLGAELRTSRDSGGLMNGTNLPSVDLIPGDKQEDSAHRKCIEDDKPSPCSVSATKEAVLSHPSRGTCSQLVASGTSNDDKGPCTVIHSVQCTFSNEVSKTGVRDKEVNLNGMVDLPMTTTRTFKRKRRANTCRANNPVSSELKNMDRALQPKSIGDLVYSPNLRNEINRSDGDEHLPLVKRARVRMERCPLENATVDEPGHSFDQTEPAKLDPCIKHATSAISGKDQSADDVPPGIDASPKTNYSDLPGEVQNSCMNNNEEQPMVMTLDVEAALPPSKRLHRLLEAMSVNASETVSTLPEVTKSKEVTLEGCTASTERSPPKNSADALVESPKSAMAKSPKVSLTVLPLDVPTDQKHITEAVMLNKDALPPVSLDLRTDVSDSLPKDKVSEETCIDSENLRTYVSDSVPKDKISEKTCIDSENVPDLVVHTGIDSNGCVKGTACSMKLEEPGFAKFDRLPSCNASGNKPTESIEGSTNGFGKTIDVSSEPISRASATVLYTSGSCDPVPHVGTVLDKSVVSVRDRTSASSLVSKVPCIHSDTSTRAFEMHSSSVIAPEDLDHRINLKDKSLSSDSMPTEELVADGHAHIFSQSNSFMDSSLDSKFASKPLVNIPSLKEGSSSWCSPSNHSIRSASDRVHTEQDSGEIPFDNLQPEGLLAGCNEAHSSRRAFEACVGTLTRTKESISRATRLALDCAKHGIAGEVMDIIIEHLEKESDLYKRVDLFFLVDSIIRYCRNQKGGPGGAYPSLIQAVLPRIIYASAPPGNSAWENRRQCLKVLRLWLERKTLSEYIIRHHIKELEALNDASFGSSHRPSGRERALNDPLRDDEAFFVDEYGSNAGLHLQNLICTKLLEDEDGRSSEERSFEGLTPEHEATGANEQEACQLHVTKHQLLLEEVDGELEMEDAAPSSGAEASTGCQEDLTNNDTSIGTDQHLSSVPPLPDDKAPSPPPLPSSPPPLPRPSRLVSQDSQVQGALPVASNCVEQHHPGANYNVEGQHAYSAANNRGNVDACIASSQLPVPYNSGYAGHTNQIYQPPPPPLPPPPPPPQPIATFPSGPHGSLCGPSVPHHGNNYHHPPPAPLPNSGYHLQPPPHPPGPNQFPCPPEPEQRAQPWNCGPPAPSYPERYQYVGHDRGHHGYDRRPYFDDRGHHFDDRGHRFDGGGHYFDDGMHHFDDRLRHFHDRGQMHHEVMDGGRFPSFFPPGPPCPDHFEAPPNQFHCGRPLNPPPGPCSGWPMPHRRS; encoded by the exons ATAACTGAACCAGAGCAATGGGACCTTCCTGCAGCTAAAAAGAAGTTTATTGTAGCTAAAAAGAAGTTGCTGGTCTACTTTTATGGAACTAAAGAGAT TGCTTTGTGCAACTATGCTGACCTTGAGGCATTCACCGAAGAGAAGAAAAAATCTCTACTTGTTAAGCGACATGGGAAAGGAGCAGATTTTGTCCGAGCAGTTAAGGAAATAGTTGAGATTTATGATTCTTTAAAGGAAGACAAGAAAGACATTAATAATGATAATAATAAGAGTGGCTTTACTGAAAATAATTTGAAGATAGATGTCGAGAATCATGTCAATGACAGCAGCAGTTTGGATACAGAAGGTCCTGATGATGGTTCTGATCCAGGCAATGACAAGAAAATGGAGGATTGTCCCTCCTCTTGCATGGATCACAGCATGGTAGGTACTCAGTCTATTATCAACACAATGGAGGGTGAGCATTGTGTTGTGGATTCTGCAGATGACGATCCTATTGAAAAGTCATCTATCCTTCATGAGAGTAAGCATTCTCCTTTGCATGCTAGTTCATGCTCAAAGAAAAGACAAAAAGATTCACAGAAACAAAATGCTTGCACACATGGTAATTTTGCGTCATCATGGAGATCAAGAAGTTCATTAGGTGCTGAATTAAGAACAAGCCGGGATTCTGGTGGTCTGATGAATGGTACTAATCTGCCTTCTGTTGATTTGATTCCTGGTGACAAGCAAGAAGATTCTGCTCACCGTAAGTGCATTGAGGATGATAAACCAAGCCCGTGTTCTGTTTCTGCTACAAAGGAAGCAGTCTTGTCACATCCAAGTCGAGGAACCTGCAGTCAACTTGTGGCCTCTGGGACCAGTAATGATGATAAAGGCCCATGTACTGTCATACATAGTGTACAATGCACTTTTAGTAATGAAGTATCTAAAACTGGAGTCAGGGATAAAGAAGTCAACCTGAATGGAATGGTTGATCTTCCCATGACCACCACCCGAACTTTTAAAAGAAAAAGAAGGGCAAACACTTGTCGTGCTAATAATCCTGTCAGTAGTGAGCTAAAAAATATGGATAGGGCATTGCAGCCTAAGTCAATTGGAGATCTTGTATATTCTCCAAATTTAAGGAATGAAATTAACAGATCAGATGGAGATGAGCACTTGCCATTGGTCAAAAGGGCAAGAGTCCGAATGGAAAGGTGTCCACTGGAGAATGCCACGGTTGATGAACCTGGCCATTCTTTTGACCAAACAGAGCCAGCTAAACTTGATCCATGTATTAAGCATGCAACGTCTGCAATATCTGGGAAGGATCAATCAGCTGATGATGTACCTCCTGGCATAGATGCTTCACCCAAAACAAATTACTCTGACCTGCCAGGAGAAGTTCAGAATTCTTgtatgaataacaatgaagagcAACCAATGGTTATGACATTGGATGTAGAAGCTGCTTTGCCTCCATCAAAACGCCTTCATCGTCTCTTAGAAGCTATGTCTGTTAATGCATCTGAGACTGTGAGTACTTTGCCTGAAGTTACAAAGTCAAAGGAGGTTACCCTGGAAGGCTGCACTGCTTCAACAGAGAGGTCCCCTCCTAAAAACTCTGCAGATGCACTTGTTGAAAGTCCCAAATCTGCAATGGCTAAAAGCCCTAAGGTATCTTTGACTGTGCTTCCTTTAGATGTCCCAACTGACCAAAAGCATATCACAGAAGCTGTCATGTTGAACAAGGATGCCCTCCCTCCTGTTTCTTTGGATTTAAGAACTGATGTCAGTGACAGTTTACCAAAGGACAAAGTTTCTGAAGAAACCTGCATAGACAGTGAAAATTTGAGAACTTATGTCAGTGACAGTGTACCAAAGGACAAAATTTCTGAAAAAACCTGCATAGACAGTGAAAATGTACCTGATTTGGTTGTACATACTGGGATTGATAGCAATGGCTGTGTAAAAGGTACGGCCTGTTCCATGAAATTGGAAGAGCCTGGCTTTGCGAAGTTTGATCGACTACCTTCATGTAACGCAAGTGGAAATAAGCCTACGGAATCCATCGAGGGCTCTACTAATGGTTTTGGCAAAACTATAGATGTATCTTCTGAGCCAATTAGCCGAGCAAGTGCTACTGTCTTGTATACTAGCGGCAGCTGTGATCCTGTGCCGCATGTTGGCACTGTTTTAGATAAATCAGTAGTTAGTGTGCGTGACAGAACAAGTGCCTCTTCTTTGGTTTCTAAAGTTCCATGTATTCATTCTGACACAAGCACCAGAGCATTTGAAAT GCATAGTTCTTCAGTTATTGCACCGGAAGACCTTGACCACAGAATAAACCTAAAGGATAAGAGCTTATCTTCAGATTCAATGCCTACAGAAGAACTAGTTGCTGATGGACATGCCCATATATTCTCTCAATCAAATTCATTCATGGACAGTTCTCTAGATTCAAAATTTGCTTCGAAACCTTTGGTGAATATCCCTTCACTCAAAGAAGGATCAAGTAGCTGGTGTTCACCTTCAAATCATTCGATAAGGTCTGCATCAGATAGGGTTCATACTGAACAAGATAGTGGTGAGATTCCTTTTGATAATCTGCAACCGGAGGGCTTGTTAGCAGGTTGTAATGAAGCCCATTCATCACGGAGGGCGTTTGAAGCTTGCGTTGGTACACTAACACGAACAAAAGAAAGTATATCTCGTGCAACACGTCTTGCACTGGACTGTGCTAAGCATGGCATTGCTGGGGAG GTAATGGATATTATTATTGAACACCTGGAAAAGGAAAGTGATTTATATAAAAGGGTCGATCTGTTCTTCCTTGTCGATTCCATAATCAGATACTGTCGCAATCAGAAAG GTGGACCTGGTGGTGCCTATCCTTCTCTCATCCAAGCAGTCTTGCCACGAATTATATATGCTTCTGCACCACCTGGAAATTCTGCTTGGGAGAATCGGAGGCAGTGTCTTAAG GTTTTGAGGCTCTGGCTTGAGAGAAAAACCCTTTCAGAATACATCATTCGCCACCATATTAAAGAGCTTGAAGCTCTTAATGATGCGTCATTTGGAAGCTCCCACCGTCCTTCAGGTAGAGAGAGAGCTCTGAATGACCCTTTGCGGGATGATGAGGCATTTTTTGTTGATGAATATGGAAG CAACGCTGGTCTTCATCTTCAAAATTTAATTTGCACGAAACTACTTGAAGATGAGGATGGGAGGTCCTCTGAGGAGAGGAGCTTTGAAGGTCTTACTCCTGAACATGAAGCTACTGGTGCTAATGAACAAGAGGCATGTCAATTGCATGTGACAAAGCATCAACTCCTATTGGAAGAAGTGGACGGTGAACTTGAGATGGAGGATGCAGCCCCGTCATCTGGAGCTGAAGCCAGTACTGGATGTCAAGAAGATCTGACTAATAACGATACTTCTATAGGAACTGATCAGCATCTCAGTTCCGTTCCGCCACTACCTGATGATAAAGCTCCATCCCCTCCCCCATTGCCATCATCACCGCCACCATTACCACGTCCATCACGTCTTGTCTCTCAAGATTCTCAGGTGCAAGGCGCATTGCCTGTGGCATCCAATTGTGTTGAGCAACACCATCCAGGAGCCAACTAT AATGTTGAAGGCCAACATGCTTATTCTGCTGCAAACAATCGAGGCAACGTGGATGCATGTATAGCTTCTTCACAGCTTCCAGTACCATACAATTCTGGATATGCAGGGCATACTAATCAGATATAtcaaccgccgccaccgccgctgccgccgccaccaccaccaccacagcctatTGCAACATTCCCTTCTGGGCCCCATGGCAGCTTATGTGGGCCCTCAGTGCCACACCATGGAAATAACTATCACCATCCACCACCAGCACCACTGCCGAATAGTGGATACCATTTACAGCCACCGCCACACCCACCAGGTCCGAATCAGTTCCCATGTCCACCTGAACCAGAGCAGAGAGCACAGCCTTGGAATTGTGGCCCTCCGGCCCCTTCCTATCCTGAGAGATATCAATATGTTGGACATGATAGAGGACACCATGGATATGATAGAAGACCTTACTTTGATGATAGAGGACATCACTTTGATGATAGGGGGCATCGCTTTGATGGTGGAGGGCATTACTTTGATGATGGAATGCATCACTTCGATGATAGATTGCGCCACTTTCAtgatagggggcaaatgcaccaTGAAGTTATGGATGGTGGAAGGTTTCCCTCGTTCTTTCCACCAG GCCCCCCATGTCCAGATCACTTCGAAGCACCACCCAACCAATTTCACTGTGGACGACCATTGAATCCTCCACCAGGTCCATGTTCTGGGTGGCCTATGCCTCATAGGAGATCCtga